In Dyadobacter sp. NIV53, a single window of DNA contains:
- a CDS encoding serine hydrolase, producing MKNKIILSLIFGVLYACGVNAQSLNRVKPDSLFAIISDNNKGMMSVAISKNDSVLYQKAIGFASINDQGKVPATIHTRYRVGSISKTFTAVMIFQLIEKGKLSLNDPLAKYFSTIPNADKITVSNLLNHRSGIYNFTNDPAYLQYMTQPKSQTEMVEIIAKNKSDFEPGTKFEYSNSNYVLLGYIIEKITGKTYSENLDQRIVKKLNLKETYIGTKTDLKKSESYSYRLNGVWIQQPETDLSTVAGAGAVTSTPTELNIFITALFKNKLVSPTSLTLMKTLTEGYGMGLFQVPFGQKKGYGHNGIIDGFVSNVFYFPEDDLAVSICSNGVSYPLNDVLIAMLNSYYQVPFTLPSFKTIALKPEELDIYPGIYSSTMLPIKITVTKTTNGLIAQATGQGPFPLSASEKDIFKYDGAGIIMAFDPSKNEFILKQGGRNFLFTKEK from the coding sequence ATGAAAAATAAAATTATATTATCGCTGATATTCGGGGTGCTTTATGCGTGTGGGGTAAATGCACAAAGCCTGAACCGGGTAAAACCAGATAGTCTGTTTGCAATCATTTCCGACAACAATAAAGGGATGATGAGCGTAGCAATTTCTAAAAACGATTCAGTACTTTATCAAAAAGCAATTGGATTTGCATCCATCAATGATCAGGGTAAAGTTCCGGCTACTATTCATACCCGATACCGCGTAGGTTCAATTTCAAAGACTTTTACAGCAGTAATGATTTTTCAGCTGATTGAAAAAGGCAAACTGAGCTTGAATGATCCGCTGGCTAAATATTTTTCTACTATACCCAATGCCGATAAGATCACGGTCAGTAATCTGCTGAACCATAGAAGTGGTATATACAATTTTACGAATGACCCTGCTTACCTGCAATACATGACACAGCCTAAATCCCAAACCGAAATGGTGGAGATTATCGCTAAAAATAAATCTGATTTTGAGCCTGGTACAAAATTCGAGTACAGTAATTCAAATTATGTTTTGCTTGGTTACATCATTGAAAAAATTACCGGAAAAACTTATTCAGAAAACCTGGATCAGCGAATTGTAAAAAAGTTAAATCTGAAAGAAACCTATATTGGTACCAAAACAGATCTTAAAAAAAGCGAAAGTTATTCCTACCGGCTAAATGGTGTTTGGATACAACAACCTGAAACGGATCTGAGTACTGTTGCCGGCGCAGGTGCGGTTACTTCCACTCCTACCGAACTGAATATTTTTATAACGGCGCTTTTCAAAAACAAACTCGTTTCACCCACAAGCCTGACCCTGATGAAAACTTTAACTGAAGGCTACGGAATGGGGCTCTTTCAGGTACCTTTTGGTCAGAAAAAAGGCTATGGACATAATGGAATTATAGATGGGTTTGTCTCCAACGTTTTTTATTTTCCGGAAGATGATCTGGCTGTTTCTATTTGTTCCAATGGTGTTTCCTACCCATTGAATGATGTGCTTATTGCCATGCTGAATTCATATTACCAGGTTCCGTTCACATTACCATCTTTCAAAACCATTGCCTTAAAACCGGAAGAACTGGATATCTATCCGGGAATATATTCAAGTACTATGTTGCCCATTAAAATTACTGTTACCAAAACCACAAACGGTTTGATCGCGCAAGCTACCGGACAAGGCCCTTTCCCTCTGAGTGCATCGGAAAAGGATATTTTTAAATATGATGGGGCTGGTATTATTATGGCTTTTGATCCTTCCAAAAACGAATTTATATTAAAACAAGGCGGTAGGAATTTCCTTTTTACCAAAGAAAAATAA
- a CDS encoding SDR family NAD(P)-dependent oxidoreductase, with the protein MIAEKFSLAGKTALITGSSQGIGKGIALAFAEYGANIILHCKTDKNEAEEVANEVKGIGVDVHIIQADLSHSGAAADLYQKVSEIVEQLDILVINASAQIPARWTEVSDNDIDIQVNTNFKSTFQLMQQFAPGMAETGWGRILTIGSVQQTRPHPSMIIYAALKSAVLNLVQNLAMQLADKGVTVNNLAPGVIATPRLDEDVPEPEERINKRLETPSGNLGNPEDCAAMALLLCSAAGNFITGQNIYVDGGLSL; encoded by the coding sequence ATGATAGCCGAAAAATTCAGCTTAGCTGGTAAAACTGCTTTAATTACGGGTTCCAGCCAGGGAATAGGAAAAGGAATCGCTCTGGCTTTTGCCGAATATGGTGCAAACATTATTCTGCATTGTAAAACAGATAAAAATGAAGCTGAGGAAGTGGCTAATGAAGTAAAAGGTATTGGAGTAGATGTTCATATTATTCAGGCTGACCTTTCTCATTCCGGAGCTGCGGCAGATTTATACCAAAAAGTATCTGAAATAGTTGAACAACTCGATATCCTGGTCATTAACGCTTCCGCCCAGATTCCTGCACGTTGGACGGAGGTCAGTGACAATGATATTGACATACAGGTCAATACGAATTTTAAATCCACCTTTCAGCTGATGCAGCAATTTGCGCCTGGCATGGCCGAAACAGGATGGGGCCGCATTCTTACCATTGGCAGTGTACAGCAAACCAGGCCTCATCCTTCCATGATTATTTATGCTGCTTTGAAATCTGCTGTTTTGAATCTTGTTCAGAATCTTGCAATGCAGCTGGCAGACAAGGGCGTGACAGTCAATAACCTGGCGCCTGGTGTAATTGCTACACCTCGGCTGGACGAGGACGTCCCCGAACCGGAAGAACGCATAAATAAGCGCCTGGAAACACCATCAGGAAACCTGGGAAACCCCGAAGATTGCGCCGCCATGGCACTTTTGCTGTGTTCAGCAGCAGGAAATTTCATTACCGGCCAAAATATTTATGTGGATGGTGGATTGAGTCTGTAA